CACAGGGTCGTCGTCGCTTGCCGGCTGGTCATCTGCATCGCTCTCCGTGCGAGGCCCGCCGTCGCGACAGGCCGGAAGGCCGGACGATACCGGCGCCACGCGCTCAGCCGCGAGGCGATTTCCGCCCGGCCCCGCACTTGTCCTTCCGGCAGCCCACCCCATGGCCCGAGCCGGGTTGGGCCATGGGCCGCTGACCCACCCCTCCACGGAACGCGGACCTCTGCGCACTCAGTTCGCGGGCGGCGGTGCCGTGCTCTTGCGTACGACCAGGCTCGTGGCCAGCTCCAGCCGTGTGGAGACCGGTTCCTGGGCACGCAGCCGCATCAGCATCTGCGCGGCTTCCTCGGCCATGCGGCGCAGCGGCTGGTGGACCGTGGTGAGTGCCGGGCTGGCCCAGCGGGCGATGGAGACGTCGTCGTAGCCCACCACCGAGAGGTCGTGGGGGACGCGCAGGCCGTGGACCCGGGCGGCCTCCAGTACTCCCAGTGCCTGGAGGTCGCTGCCCGCGAAGATGGCGGTGGGCCGCTGGGGCCGGGAGAGCATCTCGACAGCGCGGTCGTACCCCCCCTCCACGTGGAAATCGCCGAACAGGATGAGCTCGGGGTCAACCTCCAGGCCCGCCATGGTCATTGCCGACCGGTAGCCGTCGAGCCGGGCGCGTGAGCAGAGCATGTCCTCGGGGCCCGTGATGACCCCGATGCGCCGGTGCCCGTACTCGATGAGATGGCGGGTGGCCGCCAGTCCGCCGTTCCAGTTGGCGGAGCCCACGGAGGGCACGTCCGGGTCGGGGTCGCCCGCCGGGTCGATGATGACGAAGGGGATCGAACGCGCCCTGAGCTGCTGTTTCACTTCACCGGGCAGGGCGGAGAAGACCAGGACGACCCCGAGCGGCCGACGCTGGAGCATCGCCTCCATCCAGTCGGGGCCGGGTGAGTGGCGCGTTCCGCTCTCGGTGAGGACGACTCCGGCGCGGTGGGCTTTGGCGACGTTCTCCACCCCCCGGATCAGCTCCATGGCCCAGATGCTCTCCAGCTCGTGGAACACGATCTCGATGAGTGGCGCCTCGCGGGTCGACCGTGAGGTCCGCCGGTACGCGTGGGCTTCCAACAAGCGCTCCACCTTGACCCTCGTCGGGGGTGCCACGTCCTGCCGCCCGTTGAGGACCTTCGAAACTGTCGAAATGGAGACGCCTGCCCGCTGGGCCACCTCCGCCAGAGTGATGCGGCCCATTTTTTCGTCATCGCGCATGGCGAGGAGCATAAAGCACGAAGCCGCCGCCCCTGAGAGTAACGCTTCGGTAACGCGGCGACCAAGGGTTGACCCTCCTTGTCCGGAGTTCTAGCGTCCCGACTCGTGAAGTTTCGACCGTCATATCGAAAGTTTCGAAAGGTGAGTCGATGAAGCAGCGCACACGGTTCTCGCGGACCGTCGTCGGTGGTGCCGCCCTGTCCCTGATCCTGTCCCTGTCCGGGTGCGGAGAAGGCTCGGACGCCGCCGACGGTGACACCATCCACGTCCTGGTCTACGGGGACGCGGCCAACAAGGTGGAGAAGGAACTCGTCGACACCTTCAACGAGACGTCGAAGGTGAAAGCGGTCCTGGACACGATCCCGGGCGCCGACTACCAGGCCAAGCTGCAGACGATCATCAACAGCAAGCAGGCGCCGGACGTCTTCTTCAACTGGGGCGGTGGCAGCATCGAACCGTTCGTCGACGCCGGTCTGCTGCTCCCGCTGGACCCCTTCATCGCCAAGGACCCCGGACTCAAGGCCAAGTTCCTGCCGTCCGTGTTCAACAGCGCGGTGGTCGACGGCACGTCCTACGGAATCCCCATGCGCGGTACGCAGCCCGTGCTGCTGTTCAACAACGGCAAGGTCCTCAAGAAGGCGGGTGTCGAACCCCCCGAGACCTGGGACGACCTGCTGGCGGCGGTCGAGGCACTGAAGGCCGACGGCGTCACCCCGATCGCGCTGGGCGGCGGCGACCGGTGGCCGACACTGATGTGGTTCGAGTACCTGTATGACCGCATCGCCGGACCGGAGCTCTTCCAGAAGGCCCTGGACGGCGACCGGGAAGTCTGGGCGAGCCCGGACAGCCGGAAGGCCTTGGGCAAGATCAAGGAACTGGTGGACGCCGGCGCCTTCGGTACCAACTACGACTCGGTGAAGTTCACCGACCAGGGATCCCCCACGCTCCTGGCGACCGGCAAGGCGGCCTTCGAGCTGATGGGTTCCTGGGAGTACTCGACGCAGCAGGGCGCACACCCCGGATTCGCGGAGAGCGACCTCGGATACAGCCCCTTCCCCTCGGTCCAAGGCGGCAAGGGCGACCGGGCGAACGTCGTGGGCAACACCAACAACTTCTACTCCGTGCTGAAGAAGACGAAGCACCCGCAGGCCGTCGCGGAGTTCCTGAAGCTCATGTACTCGGACCAGTTCGTCAAGGCGCAGCTCGGCATCGGCAACCTGCCGACGACGACGAACACCGAGAAATTCCTGGACACCGCTGCCAGCCCCGAGTTCGCGAAATTCCAGTACGACATGGTCAAGGCGGCCCCCGCGTTCCAGCTCTCCTGGGACCAGGCGTATCCCCAGTCGGCCGCCACGCCGATGTACCAGGCCCTCCAGCAGTTCTTCAACGGCTCGATGGATGAGGACGCCTTCATCCAGGCCATGCAGGCCCTGCCGACCTCGTGACCTCACGGAGATCCGGACCCGGAACGCATGACATGACCCGAACCGCCACCTTCTCCGCAGCAGACGGGACGTTCGACAAGGCCGACTCGTCCGGCATCGGAGCGGGCCGCCCGGGATTTCTCTGGGCCGCCCCCGCCACGCTCTTCTTCGCCCTCTTCGCCATCGTCCCGCTCATCATGGTCGCCGTGCTCTCCTTCGCCCGTTGGGACGGTCTGAGCAACCCGGAGTTCGCCGGTCTCGACAACTGGAAGCTGCTCTTCGACGACCCCGTCATGATCAAGAGCCTCTGGCTGAGCGTCCTGCTCACCGTGCTCGGGGTCCTGGTACAGACGCCGCTGAGCATCCTTCTCGGAGTCTGGGCGGCTGGACACCAGCGCAACCGGGCCGTCCTGTCCGCCATCTACTTCGTCCCGATGCTGCTGTCCGTCGCGGCCGTCTCGGTGCTGTGGCGTGCCGTTCTCGACCCCAACTTCGGCGTCCCCGCGCAGGCCACCTGGCTGTTCGGCGACGGCAACCTGTTCGGGACGCAGGCCGGTGCGATCGGTGTCCTGGTCTTCGTCAGCACCTGGCAGTTCACCCCCCTGCACACGCTGATCTACCAGGGGGCGGCGCGCGCCGTGCCGCGGGTCCTCTACCAGGCGGCGCAGATCGACGGCGCGGGCACCGTGCGGCAGTTCTTCCACATCACGCTGCCGCAACTGCGCAACTCGATCATCACCTCCATGATCCTGATGGTGGTCGGCGGACTCACGACCTTCGACACCGTGCTCATCCTGACCCAGGGCGGGCCGGGGAGCGACACCACCATCAGCGCCTACTACATGTACCAGAAGGCGTTCAAGAGCTTCGACTACGGATCGGCGTCCGCCATCGCCCTTCTCCTGGTCC
This sequence is a window from Streptomyces parvus. Protein-coding genes within it:
- a CDS encoding LacI family DNA-binding transcriptional regulator, with translation MLLAMRDDEKMGRITLAEVAQRAGVSISTVSKVLNGRQDVAPPTRVKVERLLEAHAYRRTSRSTREAPLIEIVFHELESIWAMELIRGVENVAKAHRAGVVLTESGTRHSPGPDWMEAMLQRRPLGVVLVFSALPGEVKQQLRARSIPFVIIDPAGDPDPDVPSVGSANWNGGLAATRHLIEYGHRRIGVITGPEDMLCSRARLDGYRSAMTMAGLEVDPELILFGDFHVEGGYDRAVEMLSRPQRPTAIFAGSDLQALGVLEAARVHGLRVPHDLSVVGYDDVSIARWASPALTTVHQPLRRMAEEAAQMLMRLRAQEPVSTRLELATSLVVRKSTAPPPAN
- a CDS encoding ABC transporter substrate-binding protein, which translates into the protein MKQRTRFSRTVVGGAALSLILSLSGCGEGSDAADGDTIHVLVYGDAANKVEKELVDTFNETSKVKAVLDTIPGADYQAKLQTIINSKQAPDVFFNWGGGSIEPFVDAGLLLPLDPFIAKDPGLKAKFLPSVFNSAVVDGTSYGIPMRGTQPVLLFNNGKVLKKAGVEPPETWDDLLAAVEALKADGVTPIALGGGDRWPTLMWFEYLYDRIAGPELFQKALDGDREVWASPDSRKALGKIKELVDAGAFGTNYDSVKFTDQGSPTLLATGKAAFELMGSWEYSTQQGAHPGFAESDLGYSPFPSVQGGKGDRANVVGNTNNFYSVLKKTKHPQAVAEFLKLMYSDQFVKAQLGIGNLPTTTNTEKFLDTAASPEFAKFQYDMVKAAPAFQLSWDQAYPQSAATPMYQALQQFFNGSMDEDAFIQAMQALPTS
- a CDS encoding carbohydrate ABC transporter permease, translating into MTRTATFSAADGTFDKADSSGIGAGRPGFLWAAPATLFFALFAIVPLIMVAVLSFARWDGLSNPEFAGLDNWKLLFDDPVMIKSLWLSVLLTVLGVLVQTPLSILLGVWAAGHQRNRAVLSAIYFVPMLLSVAAVSVLWRAVLDPNFGVPAQATWLFGDGNLFGTQAGAIGVLVFVSTWQFTPLHTLIYQGAARAVPRVLYQAAQIDGAGTVRQFFHITLPQLRNSIITSMILMVVGGLTTFDTVLILTQGGPGSDTTISAYYMYQKAFKSFDYGSASAIALLLVLVSTLISLVVVRLSGYDKMRSTMEGL